In Paenibacillus kyungheensis, the following are encoded in one genomic region:
- a CDS encoding DUF2062 domain-containing protein: MKKIHPGRFLKLNMIRLLRLKKGAHQVAIGFSVGLFPSWYPLIGIGPILSLGLTRLFKGAMPAAIFAASLDSFVWPLTFFLNYHTGHFLVTLWRSSSLPASMPKIDIPDWPEDYMQPIHQSHHWRDAGVDFITGAAVNSVIFAIIIYIVIKWVMLKYRIPLLRRLRGKKVHPSASQKD; this comes from the coding sequence ATGAAAAAAATTCACCCGGGACGATTTTTGAAATTAAATATGATTCGCCTGCTTCGCTTAAAAAAAGGAGCACATCAAGTAGCTATTGGTTTTTCTGTAGGATTATTCCCGAGTTGGTATCCGCTGATAGGGATCGGTCCCATATTGTCATTAGGATTAACGCGTTTGTTCAAAGGAGCTATGCCAGCAGCGATTTTTGCTGCTTCATTGGATTCTTTTGTCTGGCCCTTAACATTTTTTCTTAATTATCATACAGGGCATTTTTTAGTGACATTATGGCGTTCTTCCAGTCTTCCTGCTAGTATGCCTAAGATTGATATTCCAGACTGGCCTGAAGATTATATGCAACCGATACACCAGTCTCATCATTGGCGTGATGCAGGGGTTGATTTTATTACAGGAGCTGCTGTAAACAGTGTTATTTTTGCAATTATTATTTATATTGTGATCAAATGGGTGATGTTAAAGTATCGTATACCGTTACTGCGTAGACTTCGAGGTAAAAAAGTTCATCCTTCTGCTTCACAAAAGGACTAA
- a CDS encoding MarR family winged helix-turn-helix transcriptional regulator, translating into MTNIPYTLENSIGYKLSIATRLAHNRLNQYFRDGGYPVTHEQWILISFLWRRDGQTQNRLARLSRKDQPSVSRLIDNMIKRGMVVRVPHPDDRRTNLIYLTDYCRSIVDDLGDKASQTIEDVFNGFTVEERNITIKMLDRIIDNLD; encoded by the coding sequence ATGACGAATATCCCCTACACATTAGAGAACTCAATTGGTTACAAACTTTCTATTGCTACACGTCTTGCACACAATCGCTTAAATCAATATTTTCGTGATGGTGGCTATCCGGTTACACATGAACAATGGATTTTGATTTCATTTTTGTGGAGACGGGACGGGCAGACACAGAATCGTCTTGCACGTCTGTCTCGCAAAGATCAACCCAGTGTATCAAGGTTGATCGATAATATGATCAAACGCGGGATGGTGGTACGTGTTCCTCATCCTGATGATCGCCGTACCAATCTTATCTATTTGACGGATTATTGCCGTAGTATTGTAGATGATCTCGGTGATAAAGCTAGTCAAACGATCGAAGATGTATTTAATGGATTTACTGTAGAAGAGCGCAATATAACGATTAAAATGCTTGATCGTATTATCGATAACTTGGATTAA
- the yicI gene encoding alpha-xylosidase — MKFTDGYWMTRKGYSMQHPVDIRDIVNKNNELTLYAATKKIVHKGDTLNGALLKASLSSPMPNVIKVQFNHHKGGLQKLPEFELAQLETDVQVIEDEDRTVFQSGDLTATIRKNTNWGISFDFAGRHLTGSVHRGPGYINGPEDTVFFREQLELGIGEYIYGLGERFTPFVKNGQVVDIWNEDGGTSSEQAYKNIPFYLSSKGYGVFVNHPEKVSYEVASENVSKVQFSVEGESLEYYIIGGRNPKEVLDNYTTLTGKPALPPAWTFGLWLTTSFTTDYDEATVNHFVDGMKERDLPLSVFHFDCFWMREYQWCDFVWDERMFPEPEAMLTRLKEKGLKICAWINPYIAEKSYLFDEGMENGYLVKRKDGSVWQWDLWQAGMGLVDFTNPEAVAWYKSKLKVLVDQGVDSFKTDFGERIPTDVVYYDGSDPVKMHNYYTFLYNKVVFELLEETLGKNEAALFARSATVGGQQFPVHWGGDCSSTFESMAESLRGGLSLGVSGFGFWSHDISGFEMTAAPEVYKRWVQFGMLSSHSRLHGNESYRVPWLFDEESVDVLRTFTKLKCRLMPYLFDAAVNASEQGVPMMRPMVLDFHEDPTTHTLDRQYMFGDSLLVAPIFNSEGLATYYVPEGKWTNFLTGDVVQGGRWYNETFDFMNLPLLVKPNSIIALGAEENKPDYDYTDGVELHIFELEEGQSTSIRLVNMQGGQEAIVTASRQNNTIDIAVEGTLNSWSIVLRGITDVSGVVGANQLTGEHGIILKSQDQKVTVTL; from the coding sequence ATGAAATTTACTGATGGCTATTGGATGACACGCAAAGGGTATAGTATGCAACATCCTGTAGATATTCGCGATATTGTTAACAAAAATAATGAGCTAACGTTATATGCAGCTACCAAAAAAATTGTACATAAAGGCGATACGTTAAATGGAGCATTGCTCAAAGCTTCTTTGAGTTCTCCAATGCCCAACGTAATCAAAGTACAATTTAACCATCACAAAGGTGGACTGCAAAAACTGCCTGAATTTGAACTGGCTCAATTAGAGACCGATGTTCAAGTGATCGAAGATGAGGATCGTACTGTTTTTCAATCTGGAGATTTAACAGCAACGATTCGTAAAAATACCAATTGGGGGATCAGCTTTGATTTTGCCGGTCGTCATTTAACCGGGAGTGTTCATCGTGGGCCTGGTTATATCAATGGACCTGAAGATACTGTCTTTTTCCGTGAGCAATTGGAATTAGGGATCGGTGAATATATTTACGGATTAGGCGAACGCTTTACACCGTTTGTTAAAAATGGTCAGGTCGTTGATATCTGGAACGAAGATGGCGGTACAAGTAGTGAGCAAGCTTACAAAAATATTCCGTTTTACCTGTCTAGCAAAGGATACGGTGTATTTGTTAATCATCCAGAAAAAGTCTCCTATGAAGTTGCTTCTGAAAATGTATCCAAAGTACAATTTAGCGTAGAAGGCGAAAGCTTAGAATATTACATCATCGGCGGTCGCAATCCAAAAGAAGTATTGGATAACTATACGACTCTAACAGGTAAGCCTGCATTGCCACCAGCTTGGACATTTGGACTGTGGCTAACGACTTCGTTTACAACCGATTATGATGAAGCAACAGTGAATCATTTTGTCGATGGAATGAAAGAACGCGACCTTCCATTGTCTGTATTCCATTTTGACTGTTTCTGGATGCGTGAATACCAATGGTGTGATTTTGTGTGGGATGAGCGGATGTTCCCGGAACCAGAAGCAATGCTTACCCGTCTTAAAGAAAAAGGGCTCAAAATCTGTGCTTGGATCAATCCATATATCGCAGAGAAATCGTATTTATTTGATGAAGGTATGGAAAATGGATATCTTGTCAAACGCAAAGATGGAAGTGTATGGCAATGGGATCTATGGCAAGCTGGGATGGGTCTGGTCGACTTTACCAATCCAGAAGCAGTCGCATGGTATAAGAGCAAGCTGAAAGTGCTTGTTGATCAAGGGGTAGACTCTTTCAAAACAGACTTTGGTGAGCGTATTCCGACCGATGTTGTGTATTATGATGGCTCTGATCCTGTGAAAATGCACAATTATTACACATTCTTATATAACAAAGTAGTATTTGAATTGTTGGAAGAAACGCTTGGCAAAAATGAAGCGGCATTATTTGCACGTTCTGCTACAGTCGGTGGACAACAATTCCCTGTACACTGGGGCGGCGATTGTTCTTCTACATTTGAATCAATGGCGGAATCATTACGTGGTGGATTGTCTCTAGGAGTATCTGGATTTGGTTTCTGGAGTCATGATATTTCAGGCTTTGAAATGACGGCCGCACCGGAAGTATACAAACGTTGGGTACAATTCGGAATGTTGTCTTCTCATAGCCGTCTGCATGGTAATGAATCATATCGTGTGCCGTGGTTGTTCGATGAAGAGTCTGTTGATGTATTGCGTACCTTTACAAAGCTGAAATGTCGTCTGATGCCTTATCTGTTCGATGCGGCTGTTAATGCGTCTGAACAAGGGGTACCGATGATGCGTCCTATGGTGCTTGACTTCCATGAAGATCCGACAACACATACATTAGATCGTCAGTATATGTTCGGGGATTCGTTATTAGTTGCTCCGATCTTTAATAGCGAAGGGTTAGCAACATATTATGTACCAGAAGGAAAATGGACTAATTTCTTAACTGGAGATGTAGTACAAGGTGGACGCTGGTACAATGAAACGTTCGACTTTATGAATTTACCATTACTGGTTAAGCCTAATAGCATTATTGCGCTAGGTGCAGAAGAGAACAAACCAGATTACGATTATACCGATGGCGTAGAACTTCATATTTTTGAATTGGAAGAAGGGCAATCTACTTCGATCCGTCTGGTCAATATGCAAGGTGGGCAAGAAGCAATTGTAACAGCTTCCCGTCAAAATAATACTATCGATATCGCTGTAGAAGGTACGCTTAACTCATGGTCTATCGTATTACGTGGTATTACAGACGTAAGCGGAGTTGTAGGAGCGAATCAATTGACTGGTGAACATGGCATTATTTTGAAATCGCAAGACCAAAAAGTAACTGTAACACTGTAA
- a CDS encoding MFS transporter: MEHTNKENLLSKEHIPSQQSNPSIETTPITDIEEDAPSRLWTKEFLILTACNLLVFLNLHMILSSLPLYMREHFNAGDFYVSLCTSLMALAAIVSRLFSARALELGKRNVILFGGLLIALLGTVGYYFSATIILLLVMRVIFGFGFGMYSTTFPTMVSDIIPRKRMGEGMGYFGLSTTISMSMGPLIGMSIEKQYGFTPLIIIGSIFILILFPLAYSLVKGQDKKIAEQKIAADQRKLAAQAKALSEGIVVETIDTPPLPTKASKFEKRLLLPSLLNFLMSLTYGGLVSFIALFGKEAHLANPGYFFLFNALAVIIVRPFSGKIYDSKGPKALIVPGAVMLIAGLLLLSFAHSTWGLFASAICYGLGWGALQPTMQTWMIQVVSPHQRGMANGMFLNSLDMGVALGAMILGTVAGITSYTSMYRFSALFIVLYIVVGIVYMIKAKTTPAQTQHSIHIKIK, encoded by the coding sequence ATGGAGCATACTAACAAAGAGAACCTTTTATCAAAAGAACATATTCCATCCCAACAATCAAACCCCTCAATAGAGACAACACCTATAACAGATATCGAGGAAGACGCCCCTTCTCGTCTGTGGACGAAAGAATTTTTGATTTTAACAGCTTGTAATTTACTTGTTTTTTTGAATTTGCATATGATCTTATCGTCCCTGCCTTTGTATATGCGAGAGCATTTCAATGCAGGCGATTTCTATGTAAGTCTATGTACTAGCTTGATGGCATTAGCTGCTATTGTGTCACGGTTATTTTCGGCTAGAGCATTAGAACTTGGTAAGCGAAATGTGATTTTGTTTGGTGGATTATTGATCGCCTTACTCGGTACTGTCGGATATTATTTTAGTGCGACGATTATTTTATTATTGGTAATGCGTGTTATTTTCGGATTTGGATTCGGAATGTACAGTACCACCTTTCCAACTATGGTGTCCGATATTATTCCTCGCAAACGTATGGGTGAAGGCATGGGATACTTTGGTTTGTCGACTACTATCTCTATGTCGATGGGGCCACTAATCGGTATGAGTATTGAGAAGCAATATGGATTTACACCACTGATTATTATTGGTTCGATATTTATTTTGATCCTATTTCCGCTTGCTTATAGCCTTGTCAAAGGACAAGATAAAAAGATTGCTGAGCAAAAAATCGCAGCCGATCAACGTAAACTAGCTGCACAAGCCAAAGCACTTTCAGAAGGAATAGTTGTCGAAACAATAGATACTCCACCACTTCCTACGAAAGCTTCCAAATTTGAAAAAAGATTATTATTGCCTAGTCTGTTAAATTTCTTAATGTCATTAACATATGGTGGACTGGTAAGCTTTATCGCTTTATTTGGCAAAGAAGCTCATCTTGCGAATCCGGGTTACTTTTTCTTATTTAATGCTTTGGCTGTAATTATTGTTCGTCCTTTCTCTGGTAAAATCTATGATAGTAAAGGGCCCAAAGCACTTATCGTACCTGGAGCAGTGATGTTAATTGCTGGTCTATTGCTATTATCTTTCGCTCATTCTACATGGGGATTATTTGCTTCGGCAATCTGTTATGGTCTTGGCTGGGGAGCATTACAACCTACAATGCAGACATGGATGATTCAAGTAGTTAGCCCGCATCAACGCGGAATGGCTAACGGTATGTTCTTGAACTCGCTTGATATGGGGGTAGCGCTTGGTGCTATGATCTTAGGAACTGTTGCAGGAATCACCAGTTATACTTCTATGTACCGCTTCTCTGCATTATTTATCGTCCTTTATATTGTGGTCGGTATTGTATATATGATCAAAGCCAAAACAACGCCCGCTCAGACACAACATAGTATTCATATCAAAATTAAATAA
- the helD gene encoding RNA polymerase recycling motor HelD, with protein MAIDDQDWKDEQARVDDVTTKINRKMAVLEQEVGAARGDVVGMRKDFWDEVTVNFSEPDDVGETSTSLRQQSQVLTEIELAHKRSSLTLDKLRRLSGSPYFGRIDFKEVGEPATDHIYLGIGSFLDDDEETFLIYDWRAPVSSLYYDGAPGPASYRTPVGNIEGNMELKRQFVIRDAKIDVLFDTGVTIGDELLQQVLSHTADNQMKNIVATIQKEQNSVIRNDRSRLLVVQGAAGSGKTSAALQRVAYLLYRYRDSLRADQMVLFSPNSMFNSYVSTVLPELGEENMLQTTFQAYLERRIGREFDLEDVFSQMEYLLAWRDDLEHDARVQGIRYKSSATYLKAIRRYTELLLTEGMVFRPIRFQGKDIVTRQQMLDKFYGFDSAVKLGNRIELMRDWLLKEVSLFGRKERKEAWVEEQVQLMSTDDYHRAYTMMRRKQKGKMPSFDDFQLEAELAARMVVNDWLKPLRKWVKRLRFADIKAVYRKMFTDEVLFAKINNGVLPEGWEDFARQTVSRLDQGELGYEDATPYLYLKEQLQGFRSNHAIKHVIVDEVQDYSPFQLEFMKRLFPRARMTALGDLNQAIYSHNSVFDEEDPLLELYGKENSEIIRLTRSYRSTYEIVDFTRGMMKGGEHIIPFNRRGDKPQVSLYDDRESMHNDIIRDIHGLQQQGYQYTAIICKTESECEEAYQVLKEQITLRKITKNTPAFEKGTVIIPAYLAKGVEFDAVVLYDASSQQYHREAERKLFYTACTRAMHLLHLYAIDEVTPFITGMDEERYVLNDHRG; from the coding sequence ATGGCAATAGATGATCAGGATTGGAAAGATGAACAAGCACGAGTAGATGATGTAACAACCAAAATCAATCGAAAAATGGCTGTGCTTGAACAAGAAGTTGGAGCGGCGCGTGGCGATGTTGTCGGTATGCGTAAAGACTTCTGGGATGAAGTGACAGTTAACTTCAGTGAGCCGGATGATGTAGGAGAAACTTCAACCAGTCTACGACAGCAATCACAGGTATTGACCGAGATTGAATTGGCTCACAAACGTTCGAGTCTGACTTTAGATAAATTACGTCGTTTATCAGGTTCTCCTTATTTTGGACGGATCGATTTTAAAGAAGTCGGTGAACCTGCAACAGATCATATTTATTTAGGAATTGGTTCTTTTTTAGATGATGATGAAGAGACATTTTTGATCTATGATTGGCGTGCTCCGGTATCGAGTCTTTATTACGATGGAGCACCGGGCCCTGCTTCTTATCGGACACCTGTCGGAAATATCGAAGGAAATATGGAGTTAAAACGTCAGTTTGTCATTCGTGATGCGAAGATCGATGTGTTGTTCGATACAGGGGTTACAATCGGTGATGAATTGTTACAGCAAGTGCTTAGTCATACCGCAGATAACCAAATGAAAAATATCGTAGCCACTATTCAAAAAGAACAAAATAGTGTTATTCGTAACGATCGTAGTCGTCTATTGGTTGTACAAGGTGCAGCAGGAAGCGGCAAAACGTCAGCAGCGTTACAACGTGTAGCTTACTTACTGTATCGTTATCGGGATAGCTTACGTGCCGATCAGATGGTACTCTTTTCCCCGAACTCGATGTTTAATAGTTATGTCTCGACCGTATTGCCAGAGCTTGGTGAAGAGAATATGTTACAGACTACATTTCAGGCGTATCTAGAACGTCGTATCGGCAGAGAATTTGATCTGGAAGATGTCTTTTCACAAATGGAATACTTGTTAGCCTGGAGAGACGATCTGGAGCATGATGCACGAGTGCAAGGGATTCGTTACAAGTCATCTGCAACTTATCTCAAAGCCATTCGCCGTTATACCGAGCTATTATTAACAGAAGGCATGGTATTCCGTCCGATTCGTTTTCAAGGTAAAGATATCGTAACCCGTCAACAGATGCTAGATAAGTTCTATGGATTTGATTCGGCCGTCAAATTAGGGAATCGGATCGAATTAATGCGTGATTGGTTGCTTAAAGAAGTCAGTCTATTTGGACGCAAAGAGCGTAAAGAAGCATGGGTAGAAGAACAAGTACAGTTGATGAGTACGGATGATTATCATCGTGCTTATACGATGATGCGTCGTAAGCAAAAAGGGAAAATGCCTTCTTTTGATGATTTTCAATTAGAAGCAGAATTAGCAGCACGTATGGTTGTCAATGATTGGCTCAAACCGTTACGCAAATGGGTCAAACGACTTCGTTTTGCAGATATCAAAGCGGTCTATCGTAAAATGTTTACCGATGAAGTATTATTTGCCAAAATCAATAATGGTGTATTGCCTGAAGGTTGGGAAGATTTTGCAAGGCAAACAGTTAGCCGGCTTGATCAAGGAGAATTGGGATATGAAGACGCAACACCATATCTGTATCTCAAAGAACAATTGCAAGGATTCCGTTCTAATCATGCGATTAAGCATGTGATTGTCGATGAAGTACAAGATTATTCACCGTTCCAGTTGGAATTTATGAAGCGATTATTCCCGCGTGCGCGAATGACTGCTTTGGGTGATCTGAATCAAGCGATTTACAGCCATAATTCGGTGTTTGATGAAGAAGATCCATTGTTAGAATTGTATGGTAAAGAAAATAGCGAAATTATTCGTTTGACCCGTAGTTATCGTTCCACATATGAAATTGTAGACTTTACACGAGGGATGATGAAAGGCGGAGAGCATATTATTCCGTTTAATCGCCGCGGAGATAAGCCGCAAGTGTCGCTATATGATGATCGTGAATCGATGCATAACGATATTATTCGAGATATTCATGGGCTGCAACAGCAAGGTTATCAGTATACAGCGATTATTTGTAAAACAGAAAGTGAATGTGAAGAAGCTTATCAAGTGCTCAAAGAACAGATCACATTGCGCAAAATTACTAAAAACACACCTGCTTTTGAAAAAGGAACAGTTATTATTCCTGCTTATCTTGCCAAAGGTGTAGAATTTGACGCTGTTGTATTATATGATGCTTCCAGCCAACAATATCATCGTGAAGCAGAGCGCAAATTATTCTATACAGCATGTACGCGGGCGATGCATTTGTTACATTTATATGCTATTGATGAAGTGACTCCATTTATTACGGGTATGGACGAAGAGCGATATGTATTGAATGATCATCGTGGTTGA
- the map gene encoding type I methionyl aminopeptidase, whose amino-acid sequence MIAKTEQDIEGLKKIGKVVAIIRDELKEMTKPGMRTIDLDLHAAKLFEQHGALSGPKVTYDFPGFTCISVNEEVAHGIPGDRIIQEGDLVNVDVSASLDGYFADTGVSFVVGNGDPKLTQLCEASILAFEAGAQKIRAGSKRSNAGKATYNTAKKLGFTIITNLTGHGIGKSLHDDPEYILSYYDPTDNGLWKEGMVIAYEPFVSTKAEEVAEGNDGWTLKTDDGSFVAQYEHTMIITKGEPIILTK is encoded by the coding sequence ATGATTGCTAAAACAGAACAAGATATCGAAGGATTAAAAAAAATAGGTAAAGTGGTCGCGATTATTCGTGATGAATTGAAAGAAATGACCAAACCAGGAATGCGTACGATCGATCTAGATCTGCATGCGGCTAAGTTATTTGAACAACATGGTGCATTATCAGGTCCTAAAGTGACTTATGATTTCCCTGGATTTACTTGTATTAGTGTAAATGAAGAAGTGGCTCATGGTATTCCAGGCGATCGAATTATTCAAGAAGGCGATCTAGTCAATGTAGATGTATCTGCTTCATTAGATGGATACTTTGCAGACACAGGTGTATCATTTGTAGTTGGTAACGGTGATCCCAAATTAACTCAGCTATGTGAAGCTTCTATTTTGGCATTTGAAGCAGGAGCACAGAAAATTCGTGCAGGTTCCAAGCGAAGCAATGCAGGTAAAGCTACTTATAATACAGCCAAAAAATTAGGATTCACTATCATCACTAATCTAACAGGACATGGTATCGGGAAATCGCTACACGATGATCCTGAATATATTTTGAGTTATTACGATCCTACCGATAACGGATTATGGAAAGAAGGAATGGTTATTGCTTACGAACCTTTCGTATCTACCAAAGCCGAAGAAGTAGCGGAAGGTAATGATGGCTGGACACTCAAAACAGATGATGGTAGCTTTGTAGCTCAATATGAGCATACGATGATTATTACCAAAGGCGAGCCTATTATTTTGACTAAATAA
- a CDS encoding four-helix bundle copper-binding protein: MISVEERQKCLEACLECMEACNQCYTACLEEKHLDMMRGCLRLDRECADICAYAAKAITSQSPYMQQICALCAQICEDCAQECAKHDHDHCQRCAEACRHCAEACRSMAA, from the coding sequence ATGATATCTGTAGAGGAAAGACAAAAGTGTCTAGAAGCTTGTCTGGAATGTATGGAAGCTTGTAATCAATGTTATACCGCTTGTCTGGAAGAAAAACATTTGGATATGATGCGAGGCTGTTTGCGACTTGATCGTGAATGTGCAGACATATGTGCATATGCTGCCAAAGCTATAACTTCGCAAAGTCCTTATATGCAACAAATTTGTGCTCTATGTGCGCAAATCTGTGAAGATTGTGCTCAAGAATGTGCCAAACATGATCATGACCATTGTCAACGTTGTGCCGAAGCCTGCCGTCACTGCGCTGAAGCTTGTCGGAGTATGGCTGCATGA
- a CDS encoding FUSC family protein, with protein sequence MNFGARMLKTGIAVTLALYISSWLNLTPPVIAAVAAIFAMQPSIYRSFRYFLDQIQTNTLGAILALLGGMFFSNEPIAIGLMCVVVIMICLRLKMGDTIGLTLVTVISVMEASGQWQFALNRFSLSIIGIVSAFLINILVAPPKPLEQFKGQIENTFAKLSLLLRTAVSDEIKESVFREEKKALENSIQSLSDKYNLMEEELKKLKRASFSRHRHIVVNKQMLTALRKGVDVLTAIEQHYFQAERTPQLDDYFDNHLEQLIKFHEHILLKLDNKIKNDGHEAEEVEQANDQFLDTMIDRYQENFSGVLRLSIVAAVMYDYGYQLERLNRLVDHTSSKHDTVEKENEEKQERRNFPTWPWKQ encoded by the coding sequence GTGAATTTTGGAGCCCGCATGCTCAAAACCGGAATTGCGGTTACGCTTGCTTTATACATTAGCTCCTGGCTTAATCTGACGCCACCGGTAATTGCTGCTGTTGCTGCTATTTTTGCGATGCAGCCATCGATTTACCGCTCTTTCCGTTATTTTCTGGATCAGATTCAGACCAATACATTAGGAGCCATACTAGCACTACTTGGAGGAATGTTTTTCTCTAACGAGCCGATTGCGATTGGCTTAATGTGTGTTGTGGTGATTATGATTTGTTTGCGTCTCAAAATGGGAGATACGATTGGCCTGACATTAGTTACTGTTATTTCGGTAATGGAAGCTTCAGGTCAATGGCAATTTGCGCTTAATCGTTTTTCACTCAGTATTATTGGTATCGTATCTGCCTTTTTAATTAATATACTGGTTGCACCACCTAAGCCATTAGAACAATTTAAAGGGCAGATTGAGAATACATTTGCTAAGTTATCTTTGCTTTTACGGACAGCGGTTTCAGATGAAATCAAAGAGTCTGTGTTTCGCGAAGAAAAAAAAGCACTGGAAAATTCGATTCAGTCGTTAAGCGATAAGTACAATCTGATGGAAGAAGAACTCAAAAAATTAAAACGAGCTTCATTCAGTCGTCATCGACACATTGTAGTGAACAAACAAATGCTAACAGCGCTTAGGAAGGGAGTAGATGTGCTAACTGCTATAGAGCAACATTATTTTCAAGCAGAACGTACTCCGCAGTTAGATGATTATTTCGATAATCATTTGGAACAATTAATTAAGTTCCATGAGCATATTTTGCTGAAGCTGGATAATAAGATCAAAAATGATGGCCATGAGGCTGAAGAAGTAGAACAAGCAAACGATCAATTTTTGGATACAATGATTGATCGCTATCAAGAAAATTTTAGCGGTGTTCTAAGGTTGTCTATTGTAGCCGCTGTGATGTATGATTATGGCTATCAATTAGAACGCCTTAATCGCTTAGTAGATCATACCAGTTCTAAACATGATACAGTTGAAAAAGAAAACGAAGAGAAACAGGAACGCAGAAATTTTCCGACTTGGCCTTGGAAGCAATAA
- a CDS encoding helix-turn-helix transcriptional regulator, with protein MIQEQLREELKEDRIHGSLMYPVSVYRMDDIEEETVLECHWHEEPELILVTQGRALFQIGTIPYEVHAGEAVFVNSGEIHTAYQMEHESCSFVATVFSMSLLNSAGYDMVQARFIDPLLRKQMVLPVHIRGQEVWEQEVLKLLTAIVDINEQQTATCELTTKAYLYLLFAQMIEHMDTQVTPLPAPSDKVERLKTVLGHIHDHYQQPLRLRELAEQINMSEGHFCRFFKSLTQKSPIDYINRYRTQQACRLLESSDRKIVDISLEVGFDSLSYFISVFKQHRGSTPSQYRKQTNGVSNSLITELQKSSLE; from the coding sequence ATGATTCAGGAGCAGTTGCGCGAAGAGTTAAAAGAAGATCGGATTCACGGGAGTCTGATGTATCCGGTGAGTGTGTATCGGATGGATGATATTGAAGAAGAGACAGTGCTAGAATGTCACTGGCATGAAGAACCTGAATTGATTTTGGTGACGCAAGGAAGAGCGTTGTTTCAGATCGGTACGATTCCTTATGAAGTGCATGCAGGTGAAGCGGTATTTGTGAATAGCGGTGAGATTCATACAGCATATCAGATGGAACATGAATCCTGTAGCTTTGTAGCGACCGTTTTCAGTATGTCTTTGTTAAATAGTGCAGGGTATGACATGGTACAAGCACGATTTATAGATCCGTTGTTACGCAAGCAAATGGTATTGCCTGTGCATATTCGTGGACAAGAAGTCTGGGAACAAGAAGTGTTGAAATTATTGACTGCGATTGTCGATATCAATGAGCAACAGACAGCGACTTGTGAACTGACTACCAAAGCTTATCTTTATCTTCTTTTTGCTCAAATGATTGAACATATGGATACTCAAGTCACTCCTCTGCCCGCTCCAAGTGATAAAGTAGAACGGCTCAAAACAGTACTCGGTCATATTCATGATCACTACCAGCAACCGCTGCGTTTGCGAGAATTAGCAGAACAAATCAATATGAGCGAAGGACATTTTTGTCGCTTTTTCAAAAGTTTAACTCAAAAAAGCCCGATCGATTATATCAATCGCTATCGGACGCAACAAGCTTGCCGATTACTAGAAAGCAGTGATCGCAAAATTGTTGATATCTCTCTTGAAGTCGGATTTGATAGCTTGAGTTACTTTATTTCTGTATTCAAGCAACACCGGGGCTCTACGCCTTCTCAATATCGCAAACAGACCAATGGTGTCTCTAATTCATTGATTACTGAATTACAAAAAAGCAGTCTGGAATAA